Proteins from a single region of Papaver somniferum cultivar HN1 unplaced genomic scaffold, ASM357369v1 unplaced-scaffold_70, whole genome shotgun sequence:
- the LOC113344017 gene encoding altered inheritance of mitochondria protein 32-like isoform X1, with protein MSKFIITFRTHFRAICSSSSPFLTTLTSAMATEINAEDISSSTIDPLSVPSAEEINNNGSSTVIDDVVESLKKTEAEEFGFQRPEMFSLNISNTVDPYHRHMFLVYKNVENWEPIIEKADKDSLPGFLAAALKSHAEKTTIKTRMTICEGPYGTESSDGDVFLFPEMVKYRGLTSNDADKFVEDVLVNGKDWVSGTVERLEGSYVFVCSHGSRDKRCGVCGPELIEKFKEEIESRGMKDQVFVGPCSHVGGHKYAGNLIIFSCNSTGEVTGHWYGYATPEDVPAMLDQHIGKGDVIEKLWRGQMLAFPTEDSQKVAEEKLLENGGTAFANGTILEKGEKEESQASAEGGDMVKDAGSCCQGPNGVSCCKDGNVEDTTNVKKAAEGVKTSCQERLSAWMNGEFEQNEVYAGLAVVSAVATIAVAYSIYRRSG; from the exons ATGTCAAAATTTATCATTACTTTTAGAACTCATTTCAGAgcgatttgttcttcttcttccccatttcTAACAACCCTAACTTCAGCCATGGCTACTGAAATCAACGCTGAAGATATTTCTTCATCAACTATTGATCCACTTTCTGTACCTTCTGCTGAAGAAATCAACAACAACGGAAGCAGCACTGTTATAGATGATGTTGTTGAATCTTTAAAGAAAACTGAAGCGGAAGAGTTTGGATTTCAGAGACCTGAGATGTTTAGTCTCAATATTTCTAATACAGTAGATCCTTATCATCGCCATATGTTTCTTGTTTATAAGAATGTTGAAAATTGGGAACCGATTATTGAAAAAGCTGACAAAGATTCTCTTCCTGGATTTTTAGCCGCTGCTTTGAAATCTCATGCTGAAAAGACTACTATCAAG ACACGGATGACGATTTGTGAAGGACCTTACGGAACTGAGTCTTCTGATGGGGATGTGTTTCTTTTCCCTGAAATGGTCAAGTACAG GGGTTTGACAAGCAATGATGCGGATAAGTTTGTTGAAGATGTGCTGGTCAATGGCAAGGACTGGGTTTCTGGAACAGTGGAACGATTAGAGGGTTCGTATGTGTTTGTGTGTTCGCATGGTAGTCGAGACAAGAGATGTGGTGTTTGTGGGCCAGAACTTATTGAGAAATTTAAAGAGGAGATTGAATCGAGGGGGATGAAGGATCAAGTCTTTGTTGGCCCATGTTCCCATGTTGGTGGACATAAGTATGCAGGGAACTTGATCATTTTTAGTTGCAATTCAACAGGAGAAGTTACTGGACATTG GTATGGATATGCTACTCCTGAGGATGTTCCTGCTATGCTTGATCAACATATTGGGAAGGGAGATGTCATCGAAAAGCTATGGAG AGGTCAAATGTTGGCTTTCCCTACTGAAGATAGCCAGAAAGTAGCTGAAGAGAAGCTTCTGGAAAATGGTGGTACAGCTTTTGCAAATGGAACCATCTTGGAGAAAGGTGAGAAAGAGGAATCTCAAGCAAGCGCTGAAGGTGGGGATATGGTGAAGGATGCAGGAAGCTGTTGTCAAGGTCCCAATGGAGTTTCTTGTTGCAAAGACGGAAACGTCGAAGATACCACAAATGTGAAGAAAGCAGCTGAAGGTGTCAAGACCAGTTGTCAGGAAAGGTTGTCAGCATGGATGAATGGTGAATTCGAACAGAATGAGGTTTATGCTGGTCTTGCTGTTGTAAGTGCTGTGGCTACCATTGCTGTGGCTTATTCGATCTATAGAAGGTCAGGTTGA
- the LOC113344017 gene encoding altered inheritance of mitochondria protein 32-like isoform X2 has protein sequence MSKFIITFRTHFRAICSSSSPFLTTLTSAMATEINAEDISSSTIDPLSVPSAEEINNNGSSTVIDDVVESLKKTEAEEFGFQRPEMFSLNISNTVDPYHRHMFLVYKNVENWEPIIEKADKDSLPGFLAAALKSHAEKTTIKTRMTICEGPYGTESSDGDVFLFPEMVKYRGLTSNDADKFVEDVLVNGKDWVSGTVERLEGSYVFVCSHGSRDKRCGVCGPELIEKFKEEIESRGMKDQVFVGPCSHVGGHKYAGNLIIFSCNSTGEVTGHWYGYATPEDVPAMLDQHIGKGDVIEKLWRGQMLAFPTEDSQKVAEEKLLENGGTAFANGTILEKGEKEESQASAEGGDMVKDAGSCCQGPNGVSCCKDGNVEDTTNVKKAAEGVKTSCQERLSAWMNGEFEQNEVYAGLAVVSAVATIAVAYSIYRSLS, from the exons ATGTCAAAATTTATCATTACTTTTAGAACTCATTTCAGAgcgatttgttcttcttcttccccatttcTAACAACCCTAACTTCAGCCATGGCTACTGAAATCAACGCTGAAGATATTTCTTCATCAACTATTGATCCACTTTCTGTACCTTCTGCTGAAGAAATCAACAACAACGGAAGCAGCACTGTTATAGATGATGTTGTTGAATCTTTAAAGAAAACTGAAGCGGAAGAGTTTGGATTTCAGAGACCTGAGATGTTTAGTCTCAATATTTCTAATACAGTAGATCCTTATCATCGCCATATGTTTCTTGTTTATAAGAATGTTGAAAATTGGGAACCGATTATTGAAAAAGCTGACAAAGATTCTCTTCCTGGATTTTTAGCCGCTGCTTTGAAATCTCATGCTGAAAAGACTACTATCAAG ACACGGATGACGATTTGTGAAGGACCTTACGGAACTGAGTCTTCTGATGGGGATGTGTTTCTTTTCCCTGAAATGGTCAAGTACAG GGGTTTGACAAGCAATGATGCGGATAAGTTTGTTGAAGATGTGCTGGTCAATGGCAAGGACTGGGTTTCTGGAACAGTGGAACGATTAGAGGGTTCGTATGTGTTTGTGTGTTCGCATGGTAGTCGAGACAAGAGATGTGGTGTTTGTGGGCCAGAACTTATTGAGAAATTTAAAGAGGAGATTGAATCGAGGGGGATGAAGGATCAAGTCTTTGTTGGCCCATGTTCCCATGTTGGTGGACATAAGTATGCAGGGAACTTGATCATTTTTAGTTGCAATTCAACAGGAGAAGTTACTGGACATTG GTATGGATATGCTACTCCTGAGGATGTTCCTGCTATGCTTGATCAACATATTGGGAAGGGAGATGTCATCGAAAAGCTATGGAG AGGTCAAATGTTGGCTTTCCCTACTGAAGATAGCCAGAAAGTAGCTGAAGAGAAGCTTCTGGAAAATGGTGGTACAGCTTTTGCAAATGGAACCATCTTGGAGAAAGGTGAGAAAGAGGAATCTCAAGCAAGCGCTGAAGGTGGGGATATGGTGAAGGATGCAGGAAGCTGTTGTCAAGGTCCCAATGGAGTTTCTTGTTGCAAAGACGGAAACGTCGAAGATACCACAAATGTGAAGAAAGCAGCTGAAGGTGTCAAGACCAGTTGTCAGGAAAGGTTGTCAGCATGGATGAATGGTGAATTCGAACAGAATGAGGTTTATGCTGGTCTTGCTGTTGTAAGTGCTGTGGCTACCATTGCTGTGGCTTATTCGATCTATAGAAG CTTAAGTTAA